The Deltaproteobacteria bacterium genome contains a region encoding:
- a CDS encoding type II toxin-antitoxin system RelE/ParE family toxin, which yields MIVSYRDKRTRDFAEGRRVRAFSGFERAARLKLDRLEAAYSLSDLAVLPGNHFEAMKGDRRGQYSIRINDQWRVCFEWPQGFPGPAGVEIVDYH from the coding sequence ATGATTGTCAGCTACCGGGACAAACGTACCAGGGACTTTGCGGAGGGTAGGCGAGTCAGGGCCTTCTCCGGCTTTGAACGCGCGGCGCGGTTGAAGCTTGACCGGTTGGAAGCAGCGTATTCGCTTAGCGACCTCGCGGTTCTGCCCGGCAATCATTTTGAGGCCATGAAAGGCGACCGGCGGGGACAATACAGCATCCGCATCAATGACCAATGGCGGGTCTGCTTCGAGTGGCCGCAGGGGTTCCCTGGACCCGCGGGCGTAGAGATAGTGGACTATCACTAG